Proteins encoded together in one Eubalaena glacialis isolate mEubGla1 chromosome 7, mEubGla1.1.hap2.+ XY, whole genome shotgun sequence window:
- the POLR1H gene encoding DNA-directed RNA polymerase I subunit RPA12, producing MDFASTCSSFQSDLDFCPDCGSVLPLPGAQDTVACTRCGFSINVRDFEAKVVKTSVVFHKLGTAMPVSMEEGPEFQGPVVDRRCSRCGHEGMAYHTRQMRSADEGQTVFYTCTNCKFQEKEDS from the exons ATGGACTTCGCCAGCACCTGCTCCAGCTTTCAGTCTGACCTGGATTTCTGTCCGGATTGCGGCTCGGTCTTGCCTCTTCCCGGAGCTCAGGATACGGTCGCGTGTACTCGCTGTGGCTTCTCCATCAACGTGCGAG ACTTTGAGGCGAAGGTTGTGAAGACCTCAGTTGTGTTCCACAAACTGGGAACAGCCATGCCCGTGTCGATGGAGGAAGGACCTGAGTTCCAGGGACCCGTG GTTGACAGGCGCTGCTCTCGATGTGGGCACGAGGGAATGGCATACCACACCAGACAGATGCGCTCCGCTGATGAAGGGCAGACCGTCTTCTACACCTGTACCAACTGCAA GTTCCAGGAGAAGGAagactcttga